The genome window CGGCTTAGGCATCCTTCCTCTAAGCGATTCTATATTATGGTTGATACCGAAGATCGACGGTTGTTCCAGCCCAGAAAGATAGACGGACGAACGGTCGGAGAAGAACTCGTCCGGGCCTCCACAGAATACAATGCGACCGTTGCGCATTACATAAAGATCGTCCACCCACGGATATATCAGATTCACATCGTGTGTCGATACCACGACCGTTATTCCTTCCCTGTTGAGGGAAGCGGTTATCTCCATAACTTCCCTGGACATCTGAGGGTCGAGACCTGCCGTCGGCTCGTCGAGGATCAATATCTTTGGATGCAATGCCAGCGCGCCCGCCAGAGAAACTCTTTTTTTCTGACCGTAAGAAAGGCGCTGAACAGGCACTTCCGCGAACCCCAGCATCCCGACACGATCCAGGGACCACTCTATCCTTTCTCCCACTTCTTCATGCGAAAGACCTAAATTTAGAGGGCCGAAAGCCACATCCTCTTCGACGGTTGAAGAAAATATTTGATCGTCGGGATTCTGGAGAACGACTGAAACATCGGAACGGAGTTCGGAAAGGAACGCCTTGTCGTAAGATATCGGTTCATCCCCATAAAGCACTGTGCCAGATAGAGGCTTGTATACTCCGTTGAGCTGATAGATCAGCGTTGACTTCCCGCACCCGTTTTCTCCCAAAATCGCAGTTCTCCTGCCATTGGCGGTCTTGAAATCCACTGAATCTATGGCGTTGTACTTTGCATTGCTGTATCTGTAACTGACCTTTTCGGCACGCAGGTCCCTGGCCATCAAACCGCCCCCAGGACGATCGTCGCCATGTTGGGAGAGGGTGCAAAATATCCGAAAACATAGATCGTGGTACATACCATCACGGTGAGTATGACCCAGTAAAGTCCTATCTTGTTCGGCATCCTGTAAATCGGAAAACTGCCGCTGTAGTTCCTGCTCTCCAAAGCAGGCTGGGAACGTTCAGCAATCTCCAAAGATGTGATGAAGACGTTAACAAGTATTCCCGCGGTCGTGGACATAGAGCGCCTTGCCCCATTGAATCCCAGGCGGCACTTCGCCGCGTTCCACATTACTTCGGCCCTCTCCAGAAGAAGGAACGCATATCTGTAGACAAGAACGACTATCTCAATGACCTCTTTCGGGACCTTCATTTGCTTTAGTGCGTGCGCAATATGGGGGATGGGCGTAGAGGATGCGAAAGAAAGCATCAGCGTGACGCCGGCTATAGCGCGAAACATGATGAGCCAGGCATGGTTGAAACTGTTGGCGGTGATATGGATGTCGATCCACAGTAACTCCCCGGTACCATTGAGCAATACTGCCGGTTCGGAGGAATCTCCGAGTATCGAGACCATGCCGCATCCGATGACCATTATCAGAATTGCCTCGAGTATTGCAAGCCCGATGATCGGTGGCAATCTGAAGTTGGTAGAATAGGCCATAAGGCCCAGGCCTATGCAGAATGTGATGATTGGGACGAATATGTTGTCGGATACAAGTGCCAATATCAATAATGAAAAGGTAAAAAGAAGTTTACCGAGGGGTGCCCAGCGGATCATCCTCGAACCATATGCCAGGACGTCCATCTGAACTTGCTCCGACATAATAATCAAGCCTCATTGCTTTTTCAGCAGTTTTCCTTTCTTGGCCTTGTCGACGGCACGGAAATACCCTACAACATAGCCGATTATTAACGCACCTATGGCGGCCTGGAGTGCAAAAAGCATGCTTTCGGTCTCGCCCGGCAACTCATAGCTTCCCCATATGCCGTCCCACCACGGTTCGTAGCTTGGATCTATCTCGGTAATGGCATCCCCGCCCTGGTCATCGGCACCTGAGAACTCGAACCCGTTTGCTGCGCCATAAGCAAGAATTACAATGAGTATTGCAGCGATGATCGCAAAACCGAGAAGATAAAAAGCCTTGTTGGTTATCTTCATGCGGATGCGACCTCCTCATATTTGGGCTCCAGCCCGAATATCTGCGGCCTGGTGTCTGCGAGGTACTTGGCAAACATGGAGAAGATTATTCCCTCGATGAACGCCAAGGGTATCTGCGTTATAGCAAATATCGTCATAAAGTCGATAAACGCCGTTCCGTAACCTGCTGCGCTCCCGAAGGCCAATGTAAGCTGCAACGCCGTAACTATGTATGTTACAAGATCGGCCACCAAGGCCGCAAAGAACATCGAAACGGGCACGCCGACTTTCGCACGCCTGAGGGTATGCCATATAAGAAAAGCCACCGCAGGCCCTGCTATTCCCATAGAAAATATATTCGCGCCCAGCGTAGTTATTCCCCCGTGTGCCAGAAGCAATGCCTGGAACACCAAAACGATGGTCGCAAGGAAAGCAGTGCACGAAACGCCGTAGAGCACTGCGGAGAGCCCTGTTCCGGTAGGATGCGAACTTGAACCGGTCACAGACGGCAACTTAAGCGATGACAGCAGAAAGATGAATGCGCCCGAAAGAGCTATTATCATCTTCTGTTCCGGGTTCTCTCTTATGACCTGGGTTATTTTCTTTATTCCAAAAAATACGATCGGCAACGATATTATGAACCATACCAGACACCATTGCCATGGCAGGTAACCTTCCATTATATGCATTTCATCTCACCTTTTCCTAGAGCGAAAACTCTCCCGAACCCCACGGATGTACCGCTACCAAATCGTAATGGATGATATATCCAGCTACATTTATAATACGTTGGATTGGTAATCCAACCTATATCGTTCAGACCTCGCCTTTGTAGTATATCATGGCGTTGCATATCGCCGCGGCGATGTTGCTTCCGCCTTTCCTGCCCCTGGCAACGATGAATGGAATTCCCGCTTCGGTGATTAGCTCCTTAGCCTCGACGACATTGACAAACCCGACAGGTACGCCGATTATCAGCACCGGCTTCACTTTGCCTTTCTTAATCATTTCATCAAGTTGGATCAGAGCTGTGGGAGCGTTTCCCACCACGAATATGGTGTCGCCGCTCAGTGCCGCTCCGCGTTCCATGGAAACGGCCGCTCTGGTGCATCCTCTGGCCTTCGCCTCGGCTAACACCGATTCGTCGCTTATGAAGCAATATGCGTTTCCTCCATAGGATGTAAGACGGCTCTTGTTTATTCCCGAATATGCCATCTTTGTATCGGTTACGATGTTTGCTCCCGCCCTAATGGCCATAATACCAATTTTAGCCGCTTCCTCTGAGAAGGTGAGATTTTCGGCATAATCGAAATCCGCCGACGTATGGATACACCTCTTGACGATGGAAAACTCCGGCTCGGGCCATGTACGGCCACCGAGCTCAGATTCGATGATCTCCATGCTCCTCTTCTCGATATCTTCCGGTTTTACAATTTCAAATGCCGTAAGATCACCTCAGATGCTGTATCCCCTGGGTGTGATGATCCACCCATTCGAAGTATATGTCTGTGAGTTGCCGACGGTAACTATGGAGAACATATCCACCTTCTCGTACTGGATGTCTCCCAGCGTGGTGATCGTCTTCTCCTGCCCTTCGCGCCCAGCATTGCGAACGATACCTACAGGAGTCTCGGGCGACCTGTATTTCATGAGAATCCCCGCGGCCCGAGAGAGATAGTCTTTACGCGTTTTGCTGCGCGGATTGTAAAGGCACACTATCATATCTGCCTGCCCAGCACAGTCAACGCGCTTCATTATGAGGTCCAACGGAGTCATCAGGTCAGATAGGCTTATTATCGCCATATCGTGCATGAGGGGCGCTCCAAGGACCGAAGCTGCGGAGGAGGCCGCCGTAACTCCCGGGACCACTTCGATATCGATATCGGCTTTCATCTCCTCGATGAGCTGATAGACTATTCCCGCCATGCCGTATATCCCTGAATCTCCGCTACTGACCATGGTCACGTTCTTGCCGGACAAAGCATCTTCTATTGCCGATCTGCATCTGTCGACCTCCTTCATCATCCCAGTCGCTTTGAACTGTTTTTCCGGAAAATATTCTCTGAGAATATCCACATATGTCGTATATCCTGTGACTATATCGGCGGCCTCTATCGACTTCGCGGCCCTGAATGTCATGTCGTCCTTCGAACCTGGGCCGAACCCGACCACCGTGAGTTTTCCTTTCATCTCATTCCTCCGTTCCTTTGCGGTATTCTGTGGTGAAGCTCTTATCATAAAGCTTGGAAAGACTGTATTCATCACCGAGGAAGTCCCCCACTACCGTGAGGGCCGTCTTCTTTATTCCGGCATCTTTGACCTTCTTAGCTATATCTTTTAATGTGCCAGTAACTATCTTTTGCTCTGGCCAGCTTGCTTTATAGACAACGGCTACGGGAGTTTTATCGGTGTATCCGCCGGCGATAAGCTGCTGGGACATTTCCTCGAGGAAGCCCACGCTCAAGAATATCACCATGGTAGCGCGGTGTTTCGCCAGGTCCTGAAGCCTTTCTCCCGGGGGCATCGGCGTACGGCCCTCCATTCTTGTGAAAATAACCGTCTGACTGATATCGGGAAGGGTGTATTCCTTTTTCAGTGCGGCCGCAGTAGCAAAGGCCGAACTTACTCCCGGAACGACCGTGCTTTCAATGCCTAAGTGGTCCAGACGATCTATCTGCTCCCTTATAGCGCCGTATATTGCGGGGTCGCCCGTGTGGACGCGGGCGGTGCTCAGGCCTTTGGACTCTGCATCCTTCATTACCTCGATGACCTCGTCCAGATTCATCTCCGCACTGTTGTAGATCCTGGCACCATTTTTTGCCCCGTCTAGGACGGCGGGATTTACCAAGGAGCCTGCATATATTATCACGTCGGCCGAATCGATTACTTTCTTTCCTCTGATGGTCAGCAGTTCGGGGTCGCCGGGACCCGCTCCGATGAATGTTATCATTCTTCCTCACCATTCCTTTTCTTTACGATTACCGTGGTGAAGTAACCATATTTCCGCCCGAGATCGATCGGGCCGATATACTCTCCTTCCATCCCTATGTTGCTTATCACCGTGGCATTATCTTCACTTAGACCGTGTTTCTTCATGACTTCTAAAAGGATATCCATGGAATTCCAAGCCTTCATGACCACTATGTTCTCGAATCCCGAGATTGCGGACTCCAGCGAGGTGTTGTTGTTTTTTGCCAATGACACCACAGCAAGACCTTCGTTGCCGATCATGAGCGGTATCCGGGCCTTTGCCGCACCGCTGCAGAACGAAGGTATCCCCGGGACGACTTCTGTTTCGTATCCCAAATTCTTGATCTCTTCGTCGACATACATGTAAGTGCTGTATACCCCTACGTCGCCCAGCGTGACCATGGCTACGTCCGAGCCCTCTTCCAGGATTCCGGCGAGCTCCCTTACGGCATCGGACCTGCATTTCCTGCGGACACGGTCGTCAGGGTCCATATTGAACAATAACTCTATAATGCGCTTTCCCGAAACATCTACCGCGCCCCTGACTATCTCGAGCGCCGTGCTGTCCTCTCCTCTCCTGTTGACCGGATAGGCTATGGCTGCGGCTTTCTCCAGCATGCACTTCGCTTTAACCGTTAATAATTCCGGGTCGCCGGGACCGACGCCTATGCCGAATAATTTTCCTGCCATTCGAATTCTCCCGTAAATATCCTACGACACAGGCAAGAGTTGCGGATATTTAAGTTGGATGGTACACCCAACTCAAAAAAAATGTCATTGATAAAACTCGAACACTTTTATTATATCCAACATACGTTTTACCAAGGCAATCGTTATAATTTGGATATGACATCCAACCCTATCTGGTGAATTATGGCGCATAATGTGATCGATAACAGAATGTACATCGATGTCGGAGGGAAAATGCTCCGCAGGGGATATACCACCGGAACCTGTGCGACCGCCGCTTCGAAGGCCGCGGCGGAAATGCTGATCGCCGGAGGGGACGTTCTTTCTGTGACGGTCATTACACCTAAAGGGATTGTTCTGGACCTCCCTATTGAAGACATAACCCGTGGCGACGGGTGGGTGCGGTGCGCTGTCAGGAAAGACGGCGGGGACGATATCGACGTCACGGATGGTTCGCTCGTCTACTCGGAAGTACATCTGGCAAGGTCCGGAATAAACATCGACGGTGGACAGGGAGTGGGAAGGGTCACTAAGAAGGGGCTCGACCAGCCCGTCGGCGCCGCAGCAATAAACCGAGTGCCCAGAAGTATGATATCCGAGGCCTTGGAAGGCATTCGCATGACGCTCGGATATAACTATGGATTCTACGTAGTAATATCTATACCTAATGGTCAAGAACTTGCGAAAAGGACGTTTAATCCGCGTCTCGGAATCGAAGGAGGGATATCGATACTAGGTACCTCCGGAATAGTAGAGCCTATGAGCGAGAGAGCTGTGGTCGAAACTATAAAGGCTGAAATGAACGTCAGAAAAAATGAAGGATGCAGATATCTGTTGGTTGTCCCGGGGAACTACGGCGCAGGATATATCGGATCTATAGGCGGCCTTGATCCGGAATCCGCAGTGAAATGCAGTAACTTCGTCGGTGAAACATTGGATCATGCCTGTGAACTGGGTTTCGAGGGATTGCTTTTAGTGGGAAACCTAGGAAAACTGGTGAAACTGGCAGGGGGCGTAATGAACACACATTCGCGCGAGGCGGACGCCAGAATGGAGATCCTTGCCGCAAACGCGGCACTGTCCGGAGCATCCGTCGATACGGTCCGTAAAATAATGGAATGCATCTCGACCGATGATGCGCTCGACGTTTTGGACAGGGATGGGGCGATCCCATTGACGATGGACCTCATATCGAAAAAAATTGAATTTTATATGAACCACCGCACAGGCGGAAGAATAAAATGCGGAGCGTTCGTATTTTCATCGAAATATGGCCTGATAGGCGGTACCCCTGGGGCCGCCGACCTG of Methanomassiliicoccaceae archaeon contains these proteins:
- a CDS encoding ATP-binding cassette domain-containing protein, producing MARDLRAEKVSYRYSNAKYNAIDSVDFKTANGRRTAILGENGCGKSTLIYQLNGVYKPLSGTVLYGDEPISYDKAFLSELRSDVSVVLQNPDDQIFSSTVEEDVAFGPLNLGLSHEEVGERIEWSLDRVGMLGFAEVPVQRLSYGQKKRVSLAGALALHPKILILDEPTAGLDPQMSREVMEITASLNREGITVVVSTHDVNLIYPWVDDLYVMRNGRIVFCGGPDEFFSDRSSVYLSGLEQPSIFGINHNIESLRGRMPKPYPKTMSQVVSKLFPVGSFTGTVYMYRTEGGRIDQAALEEAIGREGIPTAVYGSLARRSVSESKLRVDFYFNGIEGCIREAMVNHDSLIIFDSGLKSSVLEAFDALREYGTEIKIKELVL
- the cbiQ gene encoding cobalt ECF transporter T component CbiQ, yielding MSEQVQMDVLAYGSRMIRWAPLGKLLFTFSLLILALVSDNIFVPIITFCIGLGLMAYSTNFRLPPIIGLAILEAILIMVIGCGMVSILGDSSEPAVLLNGTGELLWIDIHITANSFNHAWLIMFRAIAGVTLMLSFASSTPIPHIAHALKQMKVPKEVIEIVVLVYRYAFLLLERAEVMWNAAKCRLGFNGARRSMSTTAGILVNVFITSLEIAERSQPALESRNYSGSFPIYRMPNKIGLYWVILTVMVCTTIYVFGYFAPSPNMATIVLGAV
- a CDS encoding energy-coupling factor ABC transporter substrate-binding protein, whose amino-acid sequence is MKITNKAFYLLGFAIIAAILIVILAYGAANGFEFSGADDQGGDAITEIDPSYEPWWDGIWGSYELPGETESMLFALQAAIGALIIGYVVGYFRAVDKAKKGKLLKKQ
- a CDS encoding energy-coupling factor ABC transporter permease, with product MHIMEGYLPWQWCLVWFIISLPIVFFGIKKITQVIRENPEQKMIIALSGAFIFLLSSLKLPSVTGSSSHPTGTGLSAVLYGVSCTAFLATIVLVFQALLLAHGGITTLGANIFSMGIAGPAVAFLIWHTLRRAKVGVPVSMFFAALVADLVTYIVTALQLTLAFGSAAGYGTAFIDFMTIFAITQIPLAFIEGIIFSMFAKYLADTRPQIFGLEPKYEEVASA
- a CDS encoding precorrin-8X methylmutase; translated protein: MVKPEDIEKRSMEIIESELGGRTWPEPEFSIVKRCIHTSADFDYAENLTFSEEAAKIGIMAIRAGANIVTDTKMAYSGINKSRLTSYGGNAYCFISDESVLAEAKARGCTRAAVSMERGAALSGDTIFVVGNAPTALIQLDEMIKKGKVKPVLIIGVPVGFVNVVEAKELITEAGIPFIVARGRKGGSNIAAAICNAMIYYKGEV
- the cobJ gene encoding precorrin-3B C(17)-methyltransferase is translated as MKGKLTVVGFGPGSKDDMTFRAAKSIEAADIVTGYTTYVDILREYFPEKQFKATGMMKEVDRCRSAIEDALSGKNVTMVSSGDSGIYGMAGIVYQLIEEMKADIDIEVVPGVTAASSAASVLGAPLMHDMAIISLSDLMTPLDLIMKRVDCAGQADMIVCLYNPRSKTRKDYLSRAAGILMKYRSPETPVGIVRNAGREGQEKTITTLGDIQYEKVDMFSIVTVGNSQTYTSNGWIITPRGYSI
- the cobM gene encoding precorrin-4 C(11)-methyltransferase; translation: MITFIGAGPGDPELLTIRGKKVIDSADVIIYAGSLVNPAVLDGAKNGARIYNSAEMNLDEVIEVMKDAESKGLSTARVHTGDPAIYGAIREQIDRLDHLGIESTVVPGVSSAFATAAALKKEYTLPDISQTVIFTRMEGRTPMPPGERLQDLAKHRATMVIFLSVGFLEEMSQQLIAGGYTDKTPVAVVYKASWPEQKIVTGTLKDIAKKVKDAGIKKTALTVVGDFLGDEYSLSKLYDKSFTTEYRKGTEE
- the cobI gene encoding precorrin-2 C(20)-methyltransferase, which gives rise to MAGKLFGIGVGPGDPELLTVKAKCMLEKAAAIAYPVNRRGEDSTALEIVRGAVDVSGKRIIELLFNMDPDDRVRRKCRSDAVRELAGILEEGSDVAMVTLGDVGVYSTYMYVDEEIKNLGYETEVVPGIPSFCSGAAKARIPLMIGNEGLAVVSLAKNNNTSLESAISGFENIVVMKAWNSMDILLEVMKKHGLSEDNATVISNIGMEGEYIGPIDLGRKYGYFTTVIVKKRNGEEE
- the cbiD gene encoding cobalt-precorrin-5B (C(1))-methyltransferase CbiD — protein: MIDNRMYIDVGGKMLRRGYTTGTCATAASKAAAEMLIAGGDVLSVTVITPKGIVLDLPIEDITRGDGWVRCAVRKDGGDDIDVTDGSLVYSEVHLARSGINIDGGQGVGRVTKKGLDQPVGAAAINRVPRSMISEALEGIRMTLGYNYGFYVVISIPNGQELAKRTFNPRLGIEGGISILGTSGIVEPMSERAVVETIKAEMNVRKNEGCRYLLVVPGNYGAGYIGSIGGLDPESAVKCSNFVGETLDHACELGFEGLLLVGNLGKLVKLAGGVMNTHSREADARMEILAANAALSGASVDTVRKIMECISTDDALDVLDRDGAIPLTMDLISKKIEFYMNHRTGGRIKCGAFVFSSKYGLIGGTPGAADLLKAMGGTL